Genomic window (Drosophila albomicans strain 15112-1751.03 chromosome X, ASM965048v2, whole genome shotgun sequence):
tttcaatttaatttgtttatccCTTTCTTCATTCAtcttataatttgttttcgatagaatttagttttcttctttgttttgtatcgttttgttttgtttgtttttgctgcttcgCTGCTCTCTAATCGAATAAATTATGCTATGCTTAAAGTGGGCTACAAGGTTTTCTCATCACTTAGCACTGTCccttaataattattatatgtattttattatatgcttgtttgtttttttttttgtatataggTATAAGCTTTTTGCTAAACGAAGATcaactaaaattataaacataaaattgtacaatgaaaaaaataatatatatatatatatatgtatatgtaaaaaaaaaaaaaactcaaaattattgtaaatttacGAAAATATCTCGGTTTCTTGTTTAATTGTGGTTGTGGGGAGGGAACGTAATTAATTATACAACGTAATTATGTTCTCGGacatcgcacacacatacatgtgctcacatacaaatacacacacgcagacccacacacatactccTCAATACATATGCGCTATGTAAAGTtagagtgcgagtgtgtgggtgtgtgttgtGAATGTGTTTGTGAGTACATCTATATGTGTTTACATGTATTAGTTTGCGTTTGTTGAGTACAgttcgaaaaataaaaagtgctgCCAAGTTAAACTTTACACTTTCACTTCCCACTCTCTTCTTCCAACATCCAAGTGCAGCGTTACAAATCCCTTTAAGGACTCGGAGTGGGGGCGGGCGGGCGGTTGAGGAAGAAGGCCACTAAAACACGATTggttaattttttcttttaatgacGCGGTGGTTGttgatattttgttgttaatgttgttggtgttgttcttggcctatttttttccttttgtttttttttggtcaaaGTTGTTTTTGGCGGCCATTGTTCctcttcttgctgctgctcctgatTTCCGTCCCTGTTTctcagtatttatttatctgtgtgtgtgtgtgtgtgtgattgtgtgtgtatatctaTGTTTTAGCTGTTACAttgtttcaattgtttatgcattttgctttaaaaacGATAATTCTCATCGGCCATATGAATGGCCCAAAGAAATTTGGTTCTTTGGGTTTTATTAAAGATCTTCTCAATCGGCACACCATGCTTTTTGCACCTGTAGATGATAAGGAGAACGGAAGAGGGTTCAAACAGAGCGTAAATAAATTAGTGCTGCCAATGCACCACTTCTATGATATAATAGGAATGCTTACCATGCCACCGATATACGTGGATCGAGATAATTTAGTTTGGATGTGCTCAGGGCAATGGTCTTATTCTCGTCTCTATCAGTCTCTTGTAGTTCCAATTTTTTCAGCTGATCCTTCATGCGCTCCAGCTGCTTGGCCTTCTTATCGGCCATCACCTTCTCCTTCACAGAGCCACGTTTGGCCGCCTTCTTTAGATCCTGTTTATCAACacacatatttagtatataatcAATCGCATAGTCGCCAAATTGAAACTTACATGATATTCGGACTCGCAGTCATCGATGGCATCGCGCTTAGCGCGTATTTTCTCTTTAAGGTTCTCCATCGATTTCTGATGTCCCTTGGGCACGGAACGCTGATGGTTACAGAGAATGGCAACGGCACGATTGGCGCGATTATAGGCGAGCAACTTTTCGGCAACTGTGGCATCTCCATCCGTCAGCAGATCCAATTGGCTTTGCAACGTTTTCGATGCGTTATATGTACGAAATACTTTAGCCGTGAGTCCTACACAGAATGTGTAACATTACATTATTAAATTCCATAGATATGAAGATAAATGCGattagaaagaaagaaaacttaCCCTCCATCAGCTCCTTGAGATGCTCGTTTAGCACTTGGGTATTAAGGCGATCGAAGAGGTCATCGCCCTCTTTCTTGTTCTCCATGAACAATTCTAGATTCTTGAACACACGCTTCTCCACCTCGACCTCGTTGTAATAGCGTATGGAATCCTTACCGGGGAAATCAAATACGACCACATTCTCCTTGCCATTGAGCTCTTTATGCAGCTGCACATGCTCCACACGCAGCGAACAACAACCCACGGTATCCGCTTGATCCTCATCCTTTTCGTTGCCCGCTCTCAGCGCTAGCTTATCGATGAAATAGAGAGCAACGGCTCGTTGACGTACACGCATCTCTTTCGATTTCCATTCGTCACGATATGTGGCACGTATCTTGTCAATCACCTTGTCCAGGCGACGCGCCGTCTCGTATTTGATGTGATCCTTCTCGCCCTTGAGTTTCGACGACGGATTCAACATGATGTACTTCACCTGGCCCTGCACATTCTCAATCCACGAGGCCAGCCATGTGACAGTGTTGTCGTGGCGCACCTCCTTCCAGCGTTGTCCGGGCGGCGGTGGTGGCACTTTCGATTGTTTGCCACAATTGATGGACACATCGGAGGCGGAAATGCGGCACTTGATCATGCCCATTTTAGGATGTTCGCCACGACCGCGAAACAGACCGGGCGGCTCCAAACGGAAATTACCAATTTTCTCCTTGTGGCCATCGATCATACAGAAGCCATATTCCTTAACCAAGGCCTCGTTCTCCAGCTTCTTGGAAAGCTTCTCCTCTTTGGTGGCCGCTTTACGTTTCTCGGATTCGGCCTGGAAATATTCGAACATCTCCtggaaattgcatttgcgAAAGTCTTTGATAATCTCCTTCTCCCTGGCGCTCATCGTTTTGCGGAAATCCTTGAAGAAATTGTTATTGAATACATCCTTGGTGCAGTAGTCGTGATTCAACATCTTGGCATAGAATGTGGCCGCCTCCTCAGTGCCCTCGGTCAACTCCAGCGGTTTGCCGTCGTAAAAGAAGCGCACGTTGCGCGGCACACGTTCGTATGGGGGCGCAAATACGGGTCCTTTGTGCTCGAGTGTTGTCCATTTGACGCCATCGTCGCGTTTCTCCTCTTCCCACCTTAAAAGAAGAGCAGCACATGGACGTTTAGCATTCGTCGacaattttttgcttttgctgttatttgtctttgaattttgcttttgcttttgggattgcgattgcgattggtcacactttttatttgcactgATTTTATGATGAGCAGCACTTGCGACAACCGTGGAGCTTGCTGTCTTCTTCAGctgttgtttattaaatagaaCAACTTGCAGCAGTTGGCGCTTGCCAACGAGAAACATTAGCGGCGATatcgcaacagcagcagcagttgccatTTGCCTCCAACAGTCGCATTACGCAAAGCGAGAAGGTGGGACAAATaaaagtgctgctgctggtgcgaACATAACCTCAAAAGCAGCAAACACCGACCCCAATGAACAGCTGACACATACACGCGTCTCGCTGCGAATGGTAAAAGCAGCGCTGTCACTGCCAAATGTGACTTTCAAAATATAGGTCAGTGACATTCAAACTTCGCTGTCACACATGTCGTCGACTTCCaaattaatagtaataataattcaaaattttgataattaCCATCGCCAcacttcctcctcctcatcctttTTGCCCTTGCGCGATGTCTTTGTGGGCGACGTCGTCATGACCTCCGCTTTAATCTCACTCTCctaatacacaaaataaagaaatataaaatataaatataaattacccAGAATGAAAcattgattattttaattataatttcaaaaaactCTATTTTGTGTTGATTATTACCTTTTTGATCTTCTTTTTGGGCACTTTTTGTCCATAGTCATCGTCTATTTCCTCCTTAATGcgcttcttcttgttcttcttctccttGGACTCCTTTTTGACCTTCTTGCGCGCCAGCAACGGaatgtcatcatcatcgtcagcgCCACCATCGAAATCATCAACGGGCTCCTGTTTGCGTTTCCGTATGGCCAACGGCacatcctcatcatcgtcattcTCATTGTTACCCtcatcctcgtcgtcgtcatcatcgtttAAGGCGCTATCTTCTTCGTTGTAGGTCTGCTCCTGTTTGGCAACAAACGATGGCTCATCGGGACGAAACTGTGACAGGGAATAATCACAGGAGCTGGCCTGTGATATGTTAAAGCTCTCCTCTTCTTTTTTCACATCCACATGCTCCTCGTAGCCATTCTTATAGCCATTGCAATCGACgttttgctgttgatgatgctggtattgttgctgttgctgctgctgctgcaactgttgctggaagtgttgttgctgctgttgaaattgttgttgttgctgctgctgttgaagatgatattgttgctgctgttgctgttgaagctgttgcatttgttgctgctgctgttgttgctgcaactgcatttGCAAAGGATCTTCGTTCTCCAGTCCATGTGCTTGTGAAACGGGCTCTGGCTTGAGAAAGACACCATCATAGGAAGAGGGATCttttgtcgtcgtcgatgctgatgatgatgatgatgagccgCCGTGCCTTGAACTTGAACTCGAACTGGAATGTTTGCTTcgcgatgatgacgacgacgatgagctCTTGTGGCGTGAGCTCGACGACGAAGAAGATGAGGAGGACTTGTGCTTGTCACGGCTAGAGGaactgctgctactgctgctgcgatCTTTATCCTTGCGCTCTTTAtccttgctgctgctcttgtggTGATCTCtagacgacgatgacgacgacgaagatgaagaagacTTGTGCTTGCCGTCCTTGTCGCGATGACTggacgacgatgatgagctGCGATGCGAATTGCTGCCATCGCTACGGTCTTTATCGCGATGCTTATCCTTGCCGCTAgacgagctgctgctgctcttatGCTTATCCTTGTCGCTGAAAAAGTGAACATGAATGCAATTAGTCTATGGCTTGAGAGTTGCCACCGAGTCGTGACACCGACACCACTTACCGACTActactgctgctactgctctTGTGTTCTCTGGACGATGAGCTGGAGCTTTTGTGCTCGCCACCTCTGTCCTTATCACGATGCTTATCCTTGCTGGAGGACTTGtgtttactgctgctgctgccgccgccgctgctgctgctgctgctatgaTGGTGATTATTATGGTGTCCATTGGTGGTTACACCATTCGATTGCACTTCGCAGCTGCCGCCATTTTGCACGTGTAAATTCTGAAGTGGTAGAAAAAAGTGAAGTCAACATATGAACTGAATTTTAGAGGGAAGgggaaatatataaatatgtacatttgCGGAAAACTTCgattgtttctttgttttatattaaacttAATTCCAAAACACGCattcttattaaattttatttttaattctttgaAGATCTATACTTTAATtagctatatacatatacaatattgCAAGCCGTGTGCCACATAAATCAAAGTGATCCCATTGAACTACCTGTGTGATCGTCGTCAGCATTGCgattcaattgttgtttttgttgtgggtGACACATTTACAAGCACACAACTAGTAACAACTCAGCCTCTGGCCAATTGTCGATGATGATTTACAAgctcacatacatacatacatatgctcAAATGTAAGTGGAAATAGatacaccacacacacacacacacaccacgtGGTGAAAAATCAACcctaacaaatttaaatgtacttctcgaataagaaaatatttaaaggtaagaagaagcagaagtaAGACATGGCGACCGACGACCACTGTTTAGGACGCATGTGGAGAGGTGGCAGGGGGAGGGGAAAACACAGTTAGCGTAGGAGACTGCACTGTGTTGTGGACTACTTTGCCATGTAGCATCGcacaattttgtgtttttttgcttaACTGCAATAGCAACGGATGGATCAAGGCTGTTGTGCTGTGAGcatatgcacacatacatatataaatgcatacatacatatgtacattcatACGCACACTTATAGTATATGCATACACATGTGATTACATTGGCACCCTCTGCGTAGTGTGACCGAATGtcacaaattcaaaaataacgCAACATTACTGCgcgaaatgcatttttttttgaatagatttcaatgtttttacaaaatgcaaccaccaaacacataaacacacacacactcagccacacatacacttgcagAGATTGTTAATCTTATCACACTGCAAtgataaacataaatacattttgcgtgtgtgctgctgctcttgctgcttaaacaattgtttaaatatttaattcaaaatacaacaataacaacaattctCGGAAATCATCATCACACGAAAATACCGCTGTTAGTATTTAGAGCAGCGAAAATCGGTCACACTGTACCTGTGCCAAATACACATTGTCGCTTTGCCGCTGGCTCGTCTCGCCGTTTTCCATACAGCGAGCCTGCCTACCTCACCTCTTCTCTCTTGCTCTACCATGCCTGCTACTTGCATTGTCGCCATTTTTCGTAAATTACCAAAAGGTCTTTTACTCTCTTCACATTTGTAGATTGCAGCAATGCGCGACTGGTGAACTACGGGGACTACGcatgattttttttgtaagcgCAGGTAGACCGGACACTTGCCTCTAGCACTGCTGACTTTTCGAGAGTACTACTTATATTTTCTTggcatgcaaaaaaaagaattgtgaTCAACACGTttacaacacacaacacacacgtTGCGATATTGCAGGGGCAGCACACTTTGCtgaaattacataaaaataaaaatacgtcTCGAAATTTACTTACATTTTCAGCAGCCACATCCCCACTCATTTTGCACAATTTCTCAGTTGGCAGTGCGGCGCTCTCGGCTTTTTCCCaacttcacttttttttctttcgttttttttttttttttgttaattttaatttgctttacgctacactttaaatttatatatttttgttgttaaaatatatatatttacgtatatatatatatgtatttaaggTATTCGGTAAATGCCGCTGCTAGCTACTACATAAGCTAGTTTTGTGCCTTTTGCATTTACTGCGCGAGATTgtactcaaaatatataaaaaagaatttttccAAGTCCCCAAGATCTTACACACAGAGTCTTTCTCTTTTTACAGCGCGCAGCGGCCACGCGAACACGTTCGTACCGAATCAACTTCGAACTGTATGCTGCGTAGGGATGTAACCAGCGTGACCGCAAGTTCaatgctcaaaatataccaacactGCTTAGAAAATATACGCAAACTGCCGCCATGCATAAAAATACCAgctaccaaaaataaataataatgctaatttttgaagttgtaatttttgtcgtcataataattagttttattttgttaagcTAGCGTTTAGTAATTAAATGAGTTTGTGAACAATTGATAGATCTTGCAAATAAGTCAAGTATAAGGTCTCACTCGGCTTATTGCCACAAGTCATTATCGATAGTTTGTGTTGTATGTCGGCGATGAGTGTGTGACGCTCATCTttggttttgcattttgttttcttttttcgtatTTGTAATAGGTGCACACTGTTCGGACAAttgagaaatataaaaaaaataaattaaatagcattttGTGTAAAACGAGGCAAACCAGCAGCTTAAATGGCCAGTCGTGGTGGCACAACAATAATCACAGCCACGACTGGCGTCATACACACCGCTGTGACATCGACGACGGCAGCGCTGCAAACGATTACCAACGTGCTCACCGTTAGCTCTGTGCACTcgagcaacagtaacaacaacaacgtgaaCATTTctaacaacaccaacaacagcagcagcggaggagctgctgctgcacatgaTGGACATGCCAACGATGCCGCTGCCGCAGGTGCTGCTGCCGATAATGGCAAACCGATGTATCCGCGTTTGTTTAACAAAATCGTATTGACGCTGGAGAATAGCTTGATACCGGAGGAGAAAATCGATGTGACACCATCGAGTCAGGATGGCTTGGATCATGAGACGGAGAAGGATTTGCGCATACTGGGCTGTGAGCTAATACAAACGGCTGGCATACTCTTGCGTCTGCCACaagtggcaatggcaacgggcCAAGTGTTATTCCAGCGTTTCTTCTACTCCAAGAGCTTTGTGCGTCACAACATGGAAACGGTGGCCATGAGTTGTGTGTGCCTGGCATCGAAGATCGAGGAGGCGCCACGACGCATACGCGATGTGATTAATGTCTTCCATCACATTAAGCAAGTGCGCGCTCAAAAGTAAGTTGATTAGATCTATAAATATGCTTCGATTTCTAGACTTTCTTCTTCTGAACATTGCAGGGAAATCACATCCATGGTGCTAGACCATTACTATACCAATCTAAAGACGCAAGTTATCAAAGCAGAACGACGTGTGCTCAAAGAGTTGGGCTTCTGTGTGCATGTGAAGCATCCGCATAAGCTGATTGTCATGTATCTGCAAGTGCTGCAGTATGAGAAGCACGAGAAGCTGATGCAAATGTCGTGGAACTTTATGAACGATTCACTGCGCACGGATGTCTTTATGCGCTACACACCTGAGGCCATTGCCTGTGCCTGCATTTATCTGAGCGCCCGTAAACTTAACATCCCGCTGCCTCATAGTCCACCGTGGTTTGGCATCTTTCGTGTACCGATGGCGAACATCACAGACATTTGTTATCGCGTCATGG
Coding sequences:
- the LOC117578068 gene encoding DNA topoisomerase 1 isoform X2, yielding MLTTITQNLHVQNGGSCEVQSNGVTTNGHHNNHHHSSSSSSGGGSSSSKHKSSSKDKHRDKDRGGEHKSSSSSSREHKSSSSSSSRDKDKHKSSSSSSSGKDKHRDKDRSDGSNSHRSSSSSSSHRDKDGKHKSSSSSSSSSSSRDHHKSSSKDKERKDKDRSSSSSSSSSRDKHKSSSSSSSSSSRHKSSSSSSSSRSKHSSSSSSSRHGGSSSSSSASTTTKDPSSYDGVFLKPEPVSQAHGLENEDPLQMQLQQQQQQQQMQQLQQQQQQQYHLQQQQQQQQFQQQQQHFQQQLQQQQQQQQYQHHQQQNVDCNGYKNGYEEHVDVKKEEESFNISQASSCDYSLSQFRPDEPSFVAKQEQTYNEEDSALNDDDDDEDEGNNENDDDEDVPLAIRKRKQEPVDDFDGGADDDDDIPLLARKKVKKESKEKKNKKKRIKEEIDDDYGQKVPKKKIKKESEIKAEVMTTSPTKTSRKGKKDEEEEVWRWWEEEKRDDGVKWTTLEHKGPVFAPPYERVPRNVRFFYDGKPLELTEGTEEAATFYAKMLNHDYCTKDVFNNNFFKDFRKTMSAREKEIIKDFRKCNFQEMFEYFQAESEKRKAATKEEKLSKKLENEALVKEYGFCMIDGHKEKIGNFRLEPPGLFRGRGEHPKMGMIKCRISASDVSINCGKQSKVPPPPPGQRWKEVRHDNTVTWLASWIENVQGQVKYIMLNPSSKLKGEKDHIKYETARRLDKVIDKIRATYRDEWKSKEMRVRQRAVALYFIDKLALRAGNEKDEDQADTVGCCSLRVEHVQLHKELNGKENVVVFDFPGKDSIRYYNEVEVEKRVFKNLELFMENKKEGDDLFDRLNTQVLNEHLKELMEGLTAKVFRTYNASKTLQSQLDLLTDGDATVAEKLLAYNRANRAVAILCNHQRSVPKGHQKSMENLKEKIRAKRDAIDDCESEYHDLKKAAKRGSVKEKVMADKKAKQLERMKDQLKKLELQETDRDENKTIALSTSKLNYLDPRISVAWCKKHGVPIEKIFNKTQRTKFLWAIHMADENYRF
- the LOC117566274 gene encoding cyclin-L1, with product MASRGGTTIITATTGVIHTAVTSTTAALQTITNVLTVSSVHSSNSNNNNVNISNNTNNSSSGGAAAAHDGHANDAAAAGAAADNGKPMYPRLFNKIVLTLENSLIPEEKIDVTPSSQDGLDHETEKDLRILGCELIQTAGILLRLPQVAMATGQVLFQRFFYSKSFVRHNMETVAMSCVCLASKIEEAPRRIRDVINVFHHIKQVRAQKEITSMVLDHYYTNLKTQVIKAERRVLKELGFCVHVKHPHKLIVMYLQVLQYEKHEKLMQMSWNFMNDSLRTDVFMRYTPEAIACACIYLSARKLNIPLPHSPPWFGIFRVPMANITDICYRVMELYTRAKPVVEKLEAAVEELKKRYIDARNKTKEANTPPAVITVDRNNGSHNAWGGFIQRAVPLPTEKSPKKDSRSRSRSRSRTQSRTPRSRSRSRSPSRERQKKSHRERDRERERERERDRDRERDHRDRSRSSRSRSRSLPKHKKKSRHYSRSPTRSSSPHSKHRKRKSSRDRSDYYVKKERSSNTGSNNISDGDKYRNSGSNSGKSHNRYSSHRSSGGGGGGGGGAGAGGGGGGGIGNNRGVHKHRERERSRDRKR
- the LOC117578068 gene encoding DNA topoisomerase 1 isoform X1, whose product is MSGDVAAENNLHVQNGGSCEVQSNGVTTNGHHNNHHHSSSSSSGGGSSSSKHKSSSKDKHRDKDRGGEHKSSSSSSREHKSSSSSSSRDKDKHKSSSSSSSGKDKHRDKDRSDGSNSHRSSSSSSSHRDKDGKHKSSSSSSSSSSSRDHHKSSSKDKERKDKDRSSSSSSSSSRDKHKSSSSSSSSSSRHKSSSSSSSSRSKHSSSSSSSRHGGSSSSSSASTTTKDPSSYDGVFLKPEPVSQAHGLENEDPLQMQLQQQQQQQQMQQLQQQQQQQYHLQQQQQQQQFQQQQQHFQQQLQQQQQQQQYQHHQQQNVDCNGYKNGYEEHVDVKKEEESFNISQASSCDYSLSQFRPDEPSFVAKQEQTYNEEDSALNDDDDDEDEGNNENDDDEDVPLAIRKRKQEPVDDFDGGADDDDDIPLLARKKVKKESKEKKNKKKRIKEEIDDDYGQKVPKKKIKKESEIKAEVMTTSPTKTSRKGKKDEEEEVWRWWEEEKRDDGVKWTTLEHKGPVFAPPYERVPRNVRFFYDGKPLELTEGTEEAATFYAKMLNHDYCTKDVFNNNFFKDFRKTMSAREKEIIKDFRKCNFQEMFEYFQAESEKRKAATKEEKLSKKLENEALVKEYGFCMIDGHKEKIGNFRLEPPGLFRGRGEHPKMGMIKCRISASDVSINCGKQSKVPPPPPGQRWKEVRHDNTVTWLASWIENVQGQVKYIMLNPSSKLKGEKDHIKYETARRLDKVIDKIRATYRDEWKSKEMRVRQRAVALYFIDKLALRAGNEKDEDQADTVGCCSLRVEHVQLHKELNGKENVVVFDFPGKDSIRYYNEVEVEKRVFKNLELFMENKKEGDDLFDRLNTQVLNEHLKELMEGLTAKVFRTYNASKTLQSQLDLLTDGDATVAEKLLAYNRANRAVAILCNHQRSVPKGHQKSMENLKEKIRAKRDAIDDCESEYHDLKKAAKRGSVKEKVMADKKAKQLERMKDQLKKLELQETDRDENKTIALSTSKLNYLDPRISVAWCKKHGVPIEKIFNKTQRTKFLWAIHMADENYRF